The Gossypium hirsutum isolate 1008001.06 chromosome A03, Gossypium_hirsutum_v2.1, whole genome shotgun sequence genome contains the following window.
AATGAAACCAGCCTTACATAAGCCATTTATCAGAGCAGTATATGTAACAACATTAGGGATGCATCCTTCACCGATCATAATATCCCAGAGCCCGAAAGCCTCCCTAAGATTTCCCACTTTACTGTTTGCATCTATCATGCTTGTGTATATCACATTGTCAGGGCTCAATCCTTGATCGTCCATCTCCTTTATCAGCGCAAGTAACCTTCTTGTATCATGTTGTTTTAGAGTTCCATCAATAAGTATGCCACAACACACGAGATCCATATCAATGCCTCGTGCAACCATCTCACGACAAGCCCTCAATGCGTCCTCTATTTTCCCTTCCTTGCAATAACCATGTAGTAGTGCACtataacacatctcattcaacttACGGTGATCTCTATGAAGGCCATCCAGGAACTCTTTGGCTTCCGACAGTCTACCAACAGAACAAAGACCACTTATTAAAGATCTATAAGTATATGTATCAGGCACAAGACCTTTGTCCACCATTTCGCCGAACAATTCAAAGGCTTTTACCATGTTACCGTCCCTGCAGTATCCCTCAATTAGAACATTATATGTCACCTCATTTGGCATAATGTTTCTGTCCACCATTTGACCAAACAATCTAACCGCCTCCACCATCATGTTTGCTCGACAAAGACCAGATATAAGAGCAGTATATGTATAAGTGTTCGGAGCAATTGCCTTCCCTCTCATCTCATGATATAGCCTAAACGCCTTATGCAATTTTCCTTCATTGCAATATCCACTCAACAACGATGTGTAAGTAACCACAGTTGGCTGCAATCTGTTGTTAATCATCTCATCAAAAAAAGACTCTGCTAAACTCAAATTCCCTAACTTGCAGTACCCACTGATCAAAGAATTATAGGGATAGACCGTCACTTTTATTCCCGCCTCTCTCATTTTACTAAGAAAACCAAGTGCAATATCCATTTCACCTCTTCTACAAAATGAATCAATCAAAATAGAGAAAGTAACATCATTCGCATGCAAACCCTTGCTTTCCATATCATTGTAAAGCAACTCGGCTTCATCAAATTTCCCATTTTTGCATAATGAATTGATCAATGCATTGTAAACAAACAAATTAGGTGCTAACCCAATTTCCCCTACTTTCTTTACCAAACTAAGAGCATCTTCAACCTTCCCCTTCCTCCTCAGCCCCTCAACCAGACTTGTAACTACGGCTTCACTCGGAACAAAACCCAACTTTATCATCTCATCCATCAACtctacggcaacatcaaattGTTCCACTCTGCATAAGCCAAGGACTAACGTATTATACGTGATAATATCTGCTCTCAGTCCCCGTTTAACCAAGCCATTCTTAACCTCAACTGCCTCCCACACCCCATGATTCTTACAAAGCCCATGGATAAGAACATTGTACACCACCACATTCAACTCGGCCACGTTCAACTCCATTTGGTGAATCATTTCACAAGCTCTAACAAAATCCTTCGATTCGCAAAAACTTCGGATCACCACCGTGTATATAAAAATATCAGGCCTAATACCAGCTTTCATAATCTCATCAAACACTTCCAAAACAATGCCAAACTGTCTAATTTTCGCTAAGTCGTTCAAAAGAGCACTTAGGGTCCTAATTTGAGGCAGCAAACAACAATCAAACTTCCTCATTAATCTAAATACCATTAAAGCATCAAAAGCTCTCCTATTCTGCACATAATGTTGGATCAACAAATCAAAACCCAAACACGAATGGAACTTACATTTCTCATGAGCCTTCCAAAGAGCTTCAAAGGCCTCACTCGGACTCAACCCACGAAGCAAAAGCGTCTGCAAAAGCGAAGAGGCGGGCCAAAAGAGATTAACGTTGAGTAAAGCGTGAATCAACACGCAAAACGACTCGGCCGAGTGGTGGAAGCCTTTGTGAAGTCCTAGGAAGTTAAAGAACCGTAAAGCTAACCTCGGGTCGTCCAAGGTTTGGATCAAGACTTCCTCGACGTGGTGGGTCTTCAGGAAAATGGCGGTGCTTAATGCGACCTTCCAGCTTTGCCTTCCACGCACAATGAGTCTGAGATTGGAAATTATTTGAGCGTCTTTGGCTTTTTCATCATTATCTTGAGGGGAAACTTTGGGTGTAGCACAAAATCTCCGTTTTGAGAAAATGATAGGAATTATGAGAGGTCGATGAGATGGGTATAGCTTCATTTCTTCGAGTTTAAATGGGGATTTCCTTTCTGGGTTTCCACCATGGATTTGGAGGAGGCTTGCAAAAATGGGAGCTTTGATGAGAGAATTCGGCTTTCAGTGGGGGAGTTTGCTGCGATGGTCACGGGTCAACCCGGAATGAACAAAAATATGGATCTTGAGATAGTGGGTATTAAGTCTGAGGTTTAATTCTGCTATATGTCCTACAACTCCTCagtcttttaaaatttagtccctctattttggATAAAGTAA
Protein-coding sequences here:
- the LOC107963941 gene encoding putative pentatricopeptide repeat-containing protein At5g59900 isoform X1, with translation MKLYPSHRPLIIPIIFSKRRFCATPKVSPQDNDEKAKDAQIISNLRLIVRGRQSWKVALSTAIFLKTHHVEEVLIQTLDDPRLALRFFNFLGLHKGFHHSAESFCVLIHALLNVNLFWPASSLLQTLLLRGLSPSEAFEALWKAHEKCKFHSCLGFDLLIQHYVQNRRAFDALMVFRLMRKFDCCLLPQIRTLSALLNDLAKIRQFGIVLEVFDEIMKAGIRPDIFIYTVVIRSFCESKDFVRACEMIHQMELNVAELNVVVYNVLIHGLCKNHGVWEAVEVKNGLVKRGLRADIITYNTLVLGLCRVEQFDVAVELMDEMIKLGFVPSEAVVTSLVEGLRRKGKVEDALSLVKKVGEIGLAPNLFVYNALINSLCKNGKFDEAELLYNDMESKGLHANDVTFSILIDSFCRRGEMDIALGFLSKMREAGIKVTVYPYNSLISGYCKLGNLSLAESFFDEMINNRLQPTVVTYTSLLSGYCNEGKLHKAFRLYHEMRGKAIAPNTYTYTALISGLCRANMMVEAVRLFGQMVDRNIMPNEVTYNVLIEGYCRDGNMVKAFELFGEMVDKGLVPDTYTYRSLISGLCSVGRLSEAKEFLDGLHRDHRKLNEMCYSALLHGYCKEGKIEDALRACREMVARGIDMDLVCCGILIDGTLKQHDTRRLLALIKEMDDQGLSPDNVIYTSMIDANSKVGNLREAFGLWDIMIGEGCIPNVVTYTALINGLCKAGFIDKAELLCKEMLGSNLLPNQITYGCFINRLAEEGNMDKAVELHNAIVKGVLANTVTYNILIRGFCRLGRLEEAMELLVGMADNGILPDCITYSTIIYEHCRRGSLHKAIRLWDSMLNKGIMPDTLAYNFLIHGCCVAGELNKAFELRDDMFRRGVKPSKVTHDILARGNRLKNSYENVDQ
- the LOC107963941 gene encoding putative pentatricopeptide repeat-containing protein At5g59900 isoform X2, which codes for MVFRLMRKFDCCLLPQIRTLSALLNDLAKIRQFGIVLEVFDEIMKAGIRPDIFIYTVVIRSFCESKDFVRACEMIHQMELNVAELNVVVYNVLIHGLCKNHGVWEAVEVKNGLVKRGLRADIITYNTLVLGLCRVEQFDVAVELMDEMIKLGFVPSEAVVTSLVEGLRRKGKVEDALSLVKKVGEIGLAPNLFVYNALINSLCKNGKFDEAELLYNDMESKGLHANDVTFSILIDSFCRRGEMDIALGFLSKMREAGIKVTVYPYNSLISGYCKLGNLSLAESFFDEMINNRLQPTVVTYTSLLSGYCNEGKLHKAFRLYHEMRGKAIAPNTYTYTALISGLCRANMMVEAVRLFGQMVDRNIMPNEVTYNVLIEGYCRDGNMVKAFELFGEMVDKGLVPDTYTYRSLISGLCSVGRLSEAKEFLDGLHRDHRKLNEMCYSALLHGYCKEGKIEDALRACREMVARGIDMDLVCCGILIDGTLKQHDTRRLLALIKEMDDQGLSPDNVIYTSMIDANSKVGNLREAFGLWDIMIGEGCIPNVVTYTALINGLCKAGFIDKAELLCKEMLGSNLLPNQITYGCFINRLAEEGNMDKAVELHNAIVKGVLANTVTYNILIRGFCRLGRLEEAMELLVGMADNGILPDCITYSTIIYEHCRRGSLHKAIRLWDSMLNKGIMPDTLAYNFLIHGCCVAGELNKAFELRDDMFRRGVKPSKVTHDILARGNRLKNSYENVDQ